Below is a genomic region from Pyrococcus kukulkanii.
CCTCGATAATGACGATATTGTTTGCAGCATTTATAGCAAAGGATGGGCTTGGGCTTACTGGAGGTCTTAAGGTATTAGCATTCATCATAGCAGTACTCTTTGCTATCCTTGGCCTTGCACTGCTGAAGGAAGACTACCTGCCTACAATCGGTAAGATCTTGGCAGTGCTGTTTGCACTCTTCGCGGCAATTGCTGCATTCGGTATCGGTAACATGACCCAGTCAAACTCAGTGGCTGATGCCATTGAAGCGGCTTTTGGAGTCCCGGCATGGGTTACGGGATTAGCACTGGCAGTTCTAACGTTCATAGTAGTCATTGGTGGAATCAAGAGAATCGGTGAAGTCGCTGAGATGCTCGTTCCGTTTATGGCAATAATATACTTCCTCTTCGCGGTCGGAGTTTGGATTAAGTTTGCAGGCCAGATACCAAGTGCAATTGCAACCATAATTAAGGATGCATTCACAGGAAAGGCAGTCGCCGGAGGTGCCATAGGTCAGGTTATAATCTGGGGTGTCAAGAGAGGTCTTTTCTCTAACGAAGCAGGCCTTGGAACGGCAACCCTCGCTCACGCTGCCGCTAAGACGGATCACCCATCTAAACAGGCCCACGTTGCTATGCTCGGTCCATTCATCGACACTCTGATAATCTGTTCACTTACCGGAATAAGCATAGTAGTTACCGGAGCCTATGCAAAGTACCCAGACTTAAACGGTGCACCCCTCACACAGGCAGCTTTTGCTGAGGCATTCGGACAGATAGGAAAGATAATGGTGGCAATAGGAATAGTGCTCTTCGCATACTCCACGATCCTGGCGTGGTCATTCTACGGAAGGCAGAACGTCATGTACTTAGCCAAGTGGATCACCCAGGATCCAAACAAGTTCGCCAACCTATATCCAAAGCTCCACCTCGTCTACAACCTGCTCTTCGTGATCTTCATCTACATCGGTGCAGTCAAGCCACTCGAAGACGTCTGGAACTTCTCAGATATGATGAATGGACTTATGGCAATTCCAAACCTCATTGGACTTATAGTGCTGTACCCAATAATCAAGCAGTACACTGAGGAGTTCATATCCAAGAATCCATAACGTTTGTCATTCTTTCAACTTTTTTCGCTTAACATATATTTCTGTCCATATAATACTTCTCTGGGATGATGCCCTATGGAGTACCCTAAGATCGTTGTTAAACCCCCAGGACCAAAAGCAAAGGAGCTTATTGAGAGAGAAAAGAAGGTGCTATCGACCGGAATTGGAGTAAAGTTGTTCCCCTTAGTTCCCAAGCGGGGGTTTGGCCCTTTTATAGAGGACGTTGATGGTAACGTATTCATAGACTTCTTGGCGGGAGCTGCTGCCGCGTCCACGGGATACGCTCATCCGAAGCTTGTGAAAGCAGTTCAGGAGCAAGTAGAGCTAATTCAACACTCGATGATAGGTTACACCCACAATGAAAGGGCAATAAGGGTTGCTGAAAAGTTAGCTAATATTTCGATCATAAAGAACCCTAGGATAATATTTGGGCTGAGCGGAAGCGATGCCGTAGATATGGCAATTAAAGTTTCAAAGTTTTCAACGAGGAGGCCATGGATACTGGCTTTCATAGGCGCATATCATGGGCAGACGTTTGGGGCGACCTCCATAGCGTCCTTCCAAGTCTCCCAGAAGAGGGGTTATTCTCCACTAATGCCCCAAGTATTCTGGCTTCCCTACCCTAACCCCTACAGGAACGTGTGGGGAATTAACGGTTACGAGGAGCCCGATGAGCTTGTAAACAGGTTCCTTGACTATCTTGAGAGCTACGTATTTGCCCACGTTGTCCCTCCGGATGAAGTTGCTGCCCTCTTTGCTGAACCAATTCAGGGTGATGCGGGAATAGTGGTTCCTCCGGAGAACTTCTTCAAGAAGCTAAAGCCAATCCTTGAGGAGCATGGAATCCTTTTGGTCATGGACGAAGTTCAGACAGGAATAGGAAGGACTGGAAAGTGGTGGGGTAGCGAGTGGTTCGATGTTAAGCCTGACTTGATGGTCTTTGGCAAAGGCGTTGCAAGCGGAATGGGTCTAAGTGGGGTCATTGGAAAGGAAGAGCTTATGGAAATGACAAGCGGTTCCGCTCTGCTTACACCAGCCGCAAATCCGGTAATATCAGCAGCTGCTGAGGCCACTTTAGAAATAATAGAGGAGGAAAAACTGTTAGAGAATGCCCTGAAGGTTGGAGATTTCATAATGAAGAGGCTAAGGGAGATGCAGGAGAGGTACGAGATAATAGGTGACGTCAGAGGAAAAGGACTAATGATAGGGGTGGAGATAGTTAAAGAAGGAGGTAAGCCAGACCCGGAGATGACTGGGAAGATCTGCTGGAGGGCATTCGAGCTTGGCCTAATCCTGCCAAGCTACGGAATGTTCGGGAACGTGATAAGAATAACCCCACCACTCGTCCTAACCCGGGAAGTTACAGAGAAGGCCTTGGAGATAATTGAGCAGGCGATCAAGGATGCTATGGCTGGAAAAGTTGAGAGGAAAGTTGTAACATGGCACTAGCTACTTCTTCTTCCTCTTCCTAATTTTTATTCTAGCTATGTCTCCTAGAGTTGGCTCGTAGTCCTTGGGGATTAGAGGCCTTTGTTCGAAGTCGGCTTCGACTTTTTCAATGAGCTTTATCTTGAAGAACCTTTCAAGCTTCCTCGCCTCCTCAATTGTTGGCGTGTACTCCCCGTGGGCTATTCTCCTTAGTACGTTAACCGAGAGACCAACTTTATGGGAGAGCTCTTCATAACTCAGCCCGCTCTTCCTTATCGCCTCCATTACCTTTTCAGCGTAATCCTCAACGATGTCCTCGGTTATCAACGGCCTCTCCCTTTTCACCTGAGGCTTGGGCCTTGGAGTTGAGATTCTCCTCGTTGGCTCCCTCCTTGGCATTATGCTAAAGGTTCCAGGCTTCCTTCCGTACTTCCTGTAGCACTCATCACAAACCAAAAGTTCGGCACCTTCAATCCTTATAACGTGCCCCTGCCCCCTTATCTCCCTTCCACAAAGCTCACAGTACCTTGGCTTAGCCTTAGCCATAACTTTCCCCATTAAGCCTTTTAAGTTGGGCATTAAAAAACATAGTGGCCAGCGATGATGAAAGCGAACTGCACTGAAAAGTGATGACAGGGCCTTGCTGAGCGTGATTGAGATGATCGATCTGAAGAAAACGACGCATGAGATGATAAAAAACGGGACGTGGAAGTACGAGGGAGGAGTGTTCTGGCAAGCTTTGCCCCAGGGCATAGTTGGTTACGATGGAGACTTCATAGTTCCCGAGGATCTCTCACAGAGAGAGAGGAGGGAGGCCATGGAAAAGATAAGGTTTATTCTTGGGCTTGATACAGATTTAGATTCCTTTTACTCCGAGATAAGCGACTCAAAGTTCGCGTTTTTGATTGAGGAATTTTATGGTTTAACGATTCCTGGGGCTCCAAGCTTGTATCAGGCGATCGTTGAGGTTATAGCCCAGCAGCAGATAAGCTTTGAGTTCGCGCAGAAGGCAATCCACAACCTGGTGAGGCTAGTTGGGAGGAAAATTGGTGGTCTCTATTTATTTCCAGAACCCCAGGATATTCTTTCCTTGGGAGATAAAATCAGGGAGGCAAAGCTTGGTTACAGAGCTAACTACATCCTTTCCGTAACTCGGGAGTTCATTAAGGGAAATTTGAGGCTTGATCTATGGGAGTTGAATGAAGAGGAGGCAATAAGATACCTAACGAAGTTCAAGGGCATTGGAAAGTGGAGTGCGGAGCTGTTCCTAATGTACGGGCTTAGAAAGAACGTTTATCCGGCTGGAGATTTAGGTCTGAGAAGGGGAATAGCCAAGATATTTGGGCTGAGGGTGAAGGATGTGAAAGAGAAGGACGTTAGGGAGATCATAGAGCCCTATGGGAAGTGGAAGTCTCTTCTGGCGTTCTACATATTATGCTATGATAGAAAAACCCAGGGGGTGAGAAAATGAGGATTAGCGAGTTCCAAGAGATGATCAAGGAGATTTACTATCACAAGGATAAGAAGAGAGGGGTCGAGAGAACGTTCTTCTGGTTCGTTGAGGAGGTTGGGGAATTAGCTGAAGCATTAAGAAAGAACGATAGGGAGGCTTTGGAAGAGGAGTTTGCCGATGTTTTGGCTTGGCTTGCGAGTTTAGCTAACCTAGTGGGAATAGATTTGGAGGAAGCTGCGAAGAAGAAGTATCCTGGGGTGTGTCCATATTGTGGGAAAAAGCCTTGCGAGTGTCCGGAGGATTTATTATAGCATTCCTCTTCCTCACTAAACATCCCTTTCTTTTGATCCTAGCAACATCTATATTGGGCTTTCTAGCCGGGCTCAGGTTATTCAAGGGGCTTGATCCTTGGGAAGTTCTGCTTTTGAGCCCTGGGATTGGCTTCGTTATAGTAATTCTGGTTGGGCTAGTTTTTGGCAGGATGAGAGTTCCTTTTTCCGCTATCTGGCCGACTATGGCTGTTCTTTCGATTGTCTTAAGTTTAAACGCGGATATAAGGCTTAAACTTGAGAAGTTTGATGGTGCAGTTCTTCTGGCATCGATTTTCCTCTCGTTCTTGGTTAGGGGCTTTTATTTCCTTCTTCCAGACTATAGAGCCGCTGATACATGGTTTCATGGCTCGAAAGTCAAAATGATATTGCTTTTCAATACCCCCTATTTTTCTTCTTCACTTGTTCCTGAATACTTCAGCAAGACAATTTCGAATTATCCCCCGGGCTATCATGTTCTCGTTGCTTTCCATACTGGTGGGGTTAGTAGGGAGATTATATATGCTATGAATGCCTTGAGGCTTTTTGAAATAGCGTACCTTCCGGTTGCTATCTATTTGGTTGGTAAGAAGATAAAGCGAGAAATTGGGTTAATAGCAGCTCCCGTTGTTGCCGTTTCTGCCCTCTATTTCTACTTTGTCCAATATGCTTTGTTGCCAGCCTTTTTCAATTATCTTCTTTTTCTGTTTTCCGCGTTTGTCTTATTTGAAATCAGGGAGAATAAATTGAGCCCAGCAATACTTGGAATTTTTGGTGGGATCATGGGGGTTGTTCACCCTTATCAGTACATAATCTTTCAGATAATGACACTTCTTGTCTTGAAGGATCTTAAGAAGTTCTCATATCAATTGGCGACGAGCCTAGTACTAATGGTAATTTTTATGCCTCACCCTCAGAGATATGCTGAGGGAATGATTAAGGTCAACAGCTACTACCCAAACAAGGATAACCCTGAGTTCCTTAAACACATACTGAAATATACCTTTGTGTCAAATGGTCAAGTCATTCTTGGTCTTGCATTTTTACTTGGTCTCCTTGTCTACAGACCAATCTCAGGAACTTTTGTTGCTATCCTACTTATAATCCTCAACAAAATATTCTTTAGGCTTCATGTTCCGATAGTATCTGCCATATGGAACTCGGAGAGGGCATTTATGCTTGCCACACCTCTAGTACCGATAATAAGTGCCCAGGGGTTCTACCTGATAATAAGGCGATGGAAGTCCTTTGGGGTGTTTCTTTTAATCGCAGGGGTTACACTCGCCTTTCCACATGTGAGAATGGAGCACCTCGCGAGTGAGTCCTCCTACTTGTTAGACGATGAAACCGTGAATTTCATTCTGAAAGTTCACAAAATCGTTGGAGATCACGAAGTATTGACGGCATGTGATTTCGACTCGGGAAGATGGATACCGATACTGACCGATACTCCCATAAAGTGCTATGAGGGAGGAGTTGACAATGCAACCTACATATACGTTGATAGTAGAGGTGCGGGGGAGCTTAGGGCGTATCCACTAGATGTCACCCAGCTCTACTCTAAATATGGAATACTTGAATTTCACAATGGCCTCTGGTTGTTGTCCCGGGTAAATAAGACCTCTAGCAGGATCATGGAGAAGGTGTGCTCATATTACCTAGCATTGGGGGAGATAAGTTGGCTGAACTCAACGAAGTATTTTGTCCATGGCTTCATAGTAAAGAACTATGCCACCCAAAAGCTAAGGCTTATGGGGTACCCTTACGCTGTCTCGGTATCAAGGAATTCAACGATACTGTTCTGTACAAGGGACTACATTAAAATGCTTGAGATGAAAGTTGCAATAGGAAAAGGGTGTGAGAAAGCCAATATCTACGTTGACGACAAGCTGGCTCTAACGACTAAACTCTCAGAAAGGTCAAAGATTCTGAGAATTCCAGTAGATCTTACTCCAGGTCTTCACTATATAAGGATATCATGCAATTGTTCATACCTAAATCCCCTAGGAGTTGAATACGTGAGGCTTGAAGGTGGTTGAAGTGAGAAAGGAGATAACCCTCATACTCGTGGTTGCAGTATATTTCCTCCTAAGGGTGCCACTCCTCTTTCACTTCTATGGATCTTTTGACTACGATGAGGGAACTTACCTAATGATAGGAAAAGAATTTGCGGAGGGAACTATGCCGTATAGGGACATATTCACAGTTCATCCGCCCCTTTACTACATTCTCCTAGCTTTGTGGTTTAAGGTATTTCCTATAACGTACGTCTGGGGAAGAGTGCTATCATTGTTCCTTGGCTTTGTTTCGGTCATATTGGCCTATAAAATAGGTGAGGCCTTGGGAGGAAGGGGGATTCTTGTGACATTAATTCCCGCTTTGGATCTTCAGACGATATTCCTTAACTCTTTGGCATTACATGAGACTCTCCTTGAGCTCTTTGTTTTCTTGAGTGTATATCTCTATGTTAAGGGAAAGCCAAAGCTCTCTGCTTTTGTTCTTGGAATAGGAACCTCAGTCAAGCACACGTTCTTGCCTTTTGCGGCTGCAATGCTGATGAGTATGATTGTGAATGTGAGGGTTAAAAGGAGCATCTTCAAGGCATTGGTAGAGGCGTATCTAGCGTACATTCTCATTATCACGCCAGTGGCAATCCTGTATCCCTATAGGCTAACTAAAGGCATATTCCCAGTACCTGGGTTCTCTTCAATTGAGATTATAGGAGCGAAGTACGGATTACTTACCTTCCTGCTTCTGTTGACGTATTTCGCGCTTAAGGAGAAGGCCGTTGAATTCGATGCTTTCCGTGACTTATACAAGGCATTTTCTCTGCTCTCGTATGCTATAATTGGGAAGGCGATAGTTGAACTGCCATTTTTCATATTATGTGGCAATGAGTATGTGAGAGATGTCTACTTGGCAAATAAAGGAAGAGGAATACTTTTTATGGGCCTACCCTCAGCGTTGGCTGACGTTATCTCGAATATAAGAGGATCAAATTTTGAAATGCTGTATCCCTACACTCTTCTGTTCTTTCTGCTACTCCTCTACGTAGCTGTGGGGGGGAAAATGGTGAGTGATTTAGCTAAGCCACTGTTTTTTGGTACTCTATTTTATGTCTTAGCCCCAATGCCTGGGGCTCCTCGCTTTGTATATCCTCTAATTCTCTTGGCAATGATAGCGCTTTCAACTTCGCTGAGAGACCCAAAAAAAGTTACTCCTTTCTTGGTAATGTCTTTAATATTCTCAGCCACACTGCCCCAGGGAAAGCTTCCAATAGCATTCCTTAACCATGAAGAAATTCTTTGGGAGCTAGAGGTTGAGGGCAATGCTTATTCCTTCAATCCAATGATAACCTTCATTTATGGCATTCGGGAGCCCCCTTACTATATTGACAACTTTGGCCTTCTATACTTAAGAAAGCTTGATCCCAGGGATTTCATGAAGATGCTTGGGAACGTGTCAACGATAATAGTTGACACATGGCTCTATTCGATGCTTAAAAAACCAGGGTTGGGAGAAAAGTACAGGGAAATCCTGGACATTCTCCACACTAATTACACTCTCACCTATGCCCATTCTTACTCAGACGGTGAAGTTGTTGAAGTTTATAAAAAGGGTAGCATTAAATCGTTAAATATAGGAACAGAGAGAGGCCGTTTAGTGCTGTTTTACAATGGGGATAAAATTGTAGAGTTAAGTTTTCATAAGAATCCGATTTCACTAAAGGTGGTGGCAAGTGGCAACGATTACGCAGTAGTTCAGGATAACACTTCAGTAGGAATTAGCTTAATGGATTCTAGCCTTGTCATTCATGCCCGGGAGGCTATATTGAAAGTTCCAGGGAACTTTACGATCCTTAACAGTACCGTATTTTTTGGAAAATACAAAATATTCGTTGGGGGTGAAATAGATGCCAAAAATGGGTATATTGAAGTCAAAGGGAGAGAGGGAAAGATAATAATAAAGATCAGCACTATCCCTTAGTTTCCTCGCTTGTGATATTTAATATGCCCTCCTTTACATTGGACATAACATTTCCTGCTGTTCTGTTAGCTATAGAAGCCTCACTATGAGTATAAGTTGCTACATAGCCAACGACTATAAATATTATTACTATTGTAATTCCCAATAGTATTAGATATTCAATAGAACCCTGTGACCTCCTCACTAGATTCACCTTTAAAAGTTTATTATAAATTTAAAAAGGGTTTAATAAGGAGAAATGTCTTCACTCTTTGGTTGCGTTACTAATTGCCTTGCTTATAGCACTCTGAATAAGCTGTCCTGCCTGGCTTACTGTATTGTTCGCCTGCGCTCCAGCAGTTTCACCAGTACTCCTTAGGTACTTAATCACCACTGCTATTATTATCAACGCAGCTGCAATCATGAAGAGGTACTCTATTGCACCTTGCGCCCTCCTCATGCCTTCCACCTCCTAAATATCCTTTCTATTAACTATTTTCATCGAAGCCTATATATACATTAACCCTCAATTCTGCTTATGGTATAAACCATTTTTGTGGGTGTTGAAATATGCTCGTCATACTACACTCAGAGGGCGCAAATGTTAGAGAATCAATAAAAAACTTAAATAATTTGGCTCAAAGAAAGTTCCCACCACGTGGAAAAGTCACAACTTCAAAAATAAAGATATCAATGGGTGCTTTTCTTTCAATATCGATAATGGCGGTTTTTGACTTGGGGGAGCCCTATAAGCCTGGAATAATAGTGGACTACGCGGTCTCTGGGAATAAAGAGAAGGCTATAGAGGAACTTCAGGAAAAGCTAAACTCCAAGATAACCCCCGACATGGAAATTAAGGATTTCTCCTTAGAGACGTACACAACTCCAGTGACCAGGAGAACCTATGCCGTTGCAGTTATCTTGTATAACAGGCCGGTTAAGAGTAGTTTTGAAGAGTTAAAATTGCAGAATAGGAGGAAAATCCTTGCGAAGTTACTTGAGCTGGTTAATTTTAACCCAAAGGCATTAAATATCTCAGAGCTTGCCAGGATGTTTGGTGTTTCTAGAGATGCAATTTACAATGACATCCAGCAGATACTAAAAGGGCAAGAAAGCTGAAGTTTTTAAGCTTTCAACCTTTCCTTTTACTGGGATGGAAGATGACGCTCAAGGTAAGATTCCCAAAAGACATCCGCGAGTACGCGAGAAATGAGAAGGTTAAAGAATCATTCATCAAGCTCACCGAGACGGCTTTAGCACAGGCCATTGAGAATTTTCATAGGAGAATGATAGTTCTCCAAGGTGAAACCCTAGAGAAGGCTAAACTCGCAGGAATTCTTGCCGGAGGCGTCGCTCGAGTTCTCTCCGAGTACATTCCAGAATTCCTTGAGAGAAAGCTTAGGGATACCGACAGGGTAGAGGTTCTGTACGCTACAGATGCCCTGGGTGAGGAAACGTACGGGAGAAAAAGATTTGAAGAATTTAGGAAGCATTTCTCCGTTCTTGCCCCGAATGCGGAATTAACATCGGTGACCTTTAAATACAGTAGGGATATCCTGGGGAGGACTTTTGATGTTCTAATAATTGACCTTAGCTATGACTACTCGCCGAATGATCTTGGAAGGATCATTGAAACTGTGAGGGGAGGAGGGATAATATTCGTTCTCACGAACCCGTTTGAGAAGTGGAAGGACATGTGGACGGGATTCCACAAGAGCTTAGTTACGCCACCATACACCATAGAAGACGTGAAGAAGAGGTTTAACAGGAGGCTAATTAGAAAGTTCACTGAGCATAGGGGGATATACATAATAAACGCCGATAAGAAGAAAGCCGAAAGGAAACCTAGGAAGTACAAGAGCCAAGCGAAGCTTCCGGAGAGAGAGAAAATTGAGATCCCTAAGGACACGAGGTTCCCCAGAGAGCTATACGAGCTGTGTCTAACTAGGGGCCAAGTTGAAGTCCTGAAGGCCCTCGAGGATCTAATAGAAAACGAGGGAATGATAGTCCTAACGGCTGATAGGGGAAGAGGTAAGAGTGTCTCTGTGGGAATAGCTGCCGTAGGTCTCGCCGTTACAAGCAGGAAGAAGAGGTTTAGGATAGTTGTTACGGCCCCAGAAATAGAGAACGTTCAGAGCCTGTTCAGGTTCGCGAAGAAGAGCTTGGAAGTGTTGGGTTACAAGACGAAGACCGTGAAAGAGAATGGCCTGATAAAGGAGCTGTACGCTAAAGGAATTGCCCTAAGGTATTATCCACCAACTAAGGGCTACAGGCAGAAGGCTGACCTTTACATAGTTGATGAAGCAGCAGGAATTCACGTTCCAATTCTGCACAGGTACCTCGAAAAGGATAGAGTAGTGTTCTCCTCAACTATACATGGTTATGAGGGAGCTGGAAGAGGATTCTCAGTTAAGTTCCTCAAGAAGGCCAAGGAGAAGAGGGAGTACAAGGAAGTTCACCTCTCAGTTCCAATAAGGTACGCAGAGGGAGATCCAATAGAGAAGT
It encodes:
- a CDS encoding HTH domain-containing protein, with the protein product MLVILHSEGANVRESIKNLNNLAQRKFPPRGKVTTSKIKISMGAFLSISIMAVFDLGEPYKPGIIVDYAVSGNKEKAIEELQEKLNSKITPDMEIKDFSLETYTTPVTRRTYAVAVILYNRPVKSSFEELKLQNRRKILAKLLELVNFNPKALNISELARMFGVSRDAIYNDIQQILKGQES
- a CDS encoding acetyl ornithine aminotransferase family protein encodes the protein MEYPKIVVKPPGPKAKELIEREKKVLSTGIGVKLFPLVPKRGFGPFIEDVDGNVFIDFLAGAAAASTGYAHPKLVKAVQEQVELIQHSMIGYTHNERAIRVAEKLANISIIKNPRIIFGLSGSDAVDMAIKVSKFSTRRPWILAFIGAYHGQTFGATSIASFQVSQKRGYSPLMPQVFWLPYPNPYRNVWGINGYEEPDELVNRFLDYLESYVFAHVVPPDEVAALFAEPIQGDAGIVVPPENFFKKLKPILEEHGILLVMDEVQTGIGRTGKWWGSEWFDVKPDLMVFGKGVASGMGLSGVIGKEELMEMTSGSALLTPAANPVISAAAEATLEIIEEEKLLENALKVGDFIMKRLREMQERYEIIGDVRGKGLMIGVEIVKEGGKPDPEMTGKICWRAFELGLILPSYGMFGNVIRITPPLVLTREVTEKALEIIEQAIKDAMAGKVERKVVTWH
- a CDS encoding DNA-3-methyladenine glycosylase family protein, with the protein product MIDLKKTTHEMIKNGTWKYEGGVFWQALPQGIVGYDGDFIVPEDLSQRERREAMEKIRFILGLDTDLDSFYSEISDSKFAFLIEEFYGLTIPGAPSLYQAIVEVIAQQQISFEFAQKAIHNLVRLVGRKIGGLYLFPEPQDILSLGDKIREAKLGYRANYILSVTREFIKGNLRLDLWELNEEEAIRYLTKFKGIGKWSAELFLMYGLRKNVYPAGDLGLRRGIAKIFGLRVKDVKEKDVREIIEPYGKWKSLLAFYILCYDRKTQGVRK
- a CDS encoding multiprotein bridging factor aMBF1; this translates as MAKAKPRYCELCGREIRGQGHVIRIEGAELLVCDECYRKYGRKPGTFSIMPRREPTRRISTPRPKPQVKRERPLITEDIVEDYAEKVMEAIRKSGLSYEELSHKVGLSVNVLRRIAHGEYTPTIEEARKLERFFKIKLIEKVEADFEQRPLIPKDYEPTLGDIARIKIRKRKKK
- a CDS encoding class III signal peptide-containing protein — translated: MRRAQGAIEYLFMIAAALIIIAVVIKYLRSTGETAGAQANNTVSQAGQLIQSAISKAISNATKE
- a CDS encoding tRNA(Met) cytidine acetyltransferase TmcA, whose product is MTLKVRFPKDIREYARNEKVKESFIKLTETALAQAIENFHRRMIVLQGETLEKAKLAGILAGGVARVLSEYIPEFLERKLRDTDRVEVLYATDALGEETYGRKRFEEFRKHFSVLAPNAELTSVTFKYSRDILGRTFDVLIIDLSYDYSPNDLGRIIETVRGGGIIFVLTNPFEKWKDMWTGFHKSLVTPPYTIEDVKKRFNRRLIRKFTEHRGIYIINADKKKAERKPRKYKSQAKLPEREKIEIPKDTRFPRELYELCLTRGQVEVLKALEDLIENEGMIVLTADRGRGKSVSVGIAAVGLAVTSRKKRFRIVVTAPEIENVQSLFRFAKKSLEVLGYKTKTVKENGLIKELYAKGIALRYYPPTKGYRQKADLYIVDEAAGIHVPILHRYLEKDRVVFSSTIHGYEGAGRGFSVKFLKKAKEKREYKEVHLSVPIRYAEGDPIEKWLFDVLLLDAEPVELTEEDYELIRKMEVYLEEPDLDDWFENDREDLRHFVGIYVLAHYRNRPSDVALLADAPHHEARVLRLKNGKIVTAIQIAKEGGIPKAVIDKMAKGYKPPGNIIPDMMVKHHYAKEFAKLRGYRVVRIATHPDAMDLGLGSKALELLVKEAEEKGLDWVGSGFGASPELIRFWVRNGFAVVHLSPTRNPVSGEYTAIVIKPISERAKEIVKKANDEFRLRLTEWLGDTHRDLEPEIARWLFETPFGEAVSYPIYLTKTQKRRLEMFIKRVLTYDTVVDAVKPLVKMYFLDGWMRPYLDERQIVLLIHRVLQAHDWKETAKLINRTELYTMIELRDIVRGLWYYYKHMIREEKDIS
- a CDS encoding ArnT family glycosyltransferase, whose translation is MRKEITLILVVAVYFLLRVPLLFHFYGSFDYDEGTYLMIGKEFAEGTMPYRDIFTVHPPLYYILLALWFKVFPITYVWGRVLSLFLGFVSVILAYKIGEALGGRGILVTLIPALDLQTIFLNSLALHETLLELFVFLSVYLYVKGKPKLSAFVLGIGTSVKHTFLPFAAAMLMSMIVNVRVKRSIFKALVEAYLAYILIITPVAILYPYRLTKGIFPVPGFSSIEIIGAKYGLLTFLLLLTYFALKEKAVEFDAFRDLYKAFSLLSYAIIGKAIVELPFFILCGNEYVRDVYLANKGRGILFMGLPSALADVISNIRGSNFEMLYPYTLLFFLLLLYVAVGGKMVSDLAKPLFFGTLFYVLAPMPGAPRFVYPLILLAMIALSTSLRDPKKVTPFLVMSLIFSATLPQGKLPIAFLNHEEILWELEVEGNAYSFNPMITFIYGIREPPYYIDNFGLLYLRKLDPRDFMKMLGNVSTIIVDTWLYSMLKKPGLGEKYREILDILHTNYTLTYAHSYSDGEVVEVYKKGSIKSLNIGTERGRLVLFYNGDKIVELSFHKNPISLKVVASGNDYAVVQDNTSVGISLMDSSLVIHAREAILKVPGNFTILNSTVFFGKYKIFVGGEIDAKNGYIEVKGREGKIIIKISTIP
- a CDS encoding MazG nucleotide pyrophosphohydrolase domain-containing protein yields the protein MRISEFQEMIKEIYYHKDKKRGVERTFFWFVEEVGELAEALRKNDREALEEEFADVLAWLASLANLVGIDLEEAAKKKYPGVCPYCGKKPCECPEDLL
- a CDS encoding alanine/glycine:cation symporter family protein, whose product is MGGIMDFVNWLDGEVWGPPMIVLLLGTGLLLTIVLKGIQFRRLGWSIRYTLFEGRKKTGEGDITPFQALMATISGTVGIGNIAGVATAIHFGGPGALFWMWITALVGMATRYSEGLLGVAFRGKLPDGTMIGGTFNFLERGFSEVKGTGVSRVIASIMTILFAAFIAKDGLGLTGGLKVLAFIIAVLFAILGLALLKEDYLPTIGKILAVLFALFAAIAAFGIGNMTQSNSVADAIEAAFGVPAWVTGLALAVLTFIVVIGGIKRIGEVAEMLVPFMAIIYFLFAVGVWIKFAGQIPSAIATIIKDAFTGKAVAGGAIGQVIIWGVKRGLFSNEAGLGTATLAHAAAKTDHPSKQAHVAMLGPFIDTLIICSLTGISIVVTGAYAKYPDLNGAPLTQAAFAEAFGQIGKIMVAIGIVLFAYSTILAWSFYGRQNVMYLAKWITQDPNKFANLYPKLHLVYNLLFVIFIYIGAVKPLEDVWNFSDMMNGLMAIPNLIGLIVLYPIIKQYTEEFISKNP